Proteins from one Myxococcus xanthus genomic window:
- a CDS encoding trypsin-like serine protease: MQVWVPTVNSETLKTAYKKEGITIDPNVMLGAGYMSGGKDSCQGDSGGPLVAQVGGRYVLYGITSFGVGCARPGFPGVYARVSEFRSWINTQVKDNSRSRY; this comes from the coding sequence ATGCAGGTGTGGGTTCCCACCGTGAACTCTGAGACCCTGAAGACTGCGTACAAGAAAGAAGGCATCACCATCGATCCCAATGTAATGCTCGGGGCTGGGTACATGTCAGGGGGGAAGGATAGCTGCCAGGGGGACAGCGGAGGGCCGTTGGTCGCTCAGGTCGGTGGCCGATACGTGCTCTACGGAATCACGAGCTTCGGCGTGGGCTGCGCGAGGCCGGGCTTCCCTGGTGTCTATGCCCGGGTCTCTGAGTTCCGTTCCTGGATCAATACGCAGGTCAAAGACAACAGCCGCTCGCGGTACTGA